The nucleotide window TTCAGTGGGGGTACACCGGCCTCTTCAACATCGGCGTCGCCGGCTTCATGGCCGTCGGCGTGTACACGATGGGGATGGTCGTCCGGTCGCCGGACCCGGCCTTCGGTCCGCCCGGACTGGGGCTGCCGCTCCCGGTGGGCATCCTCGCCGGGATGGGGATGGCGGCGCTGCTCGGGGCCCTCGCCGCGCTGCCGGCGCTCCGGCTCAAGGCCGACTACCTCGCGATCGTGACGCTCGGTCTCTCGGAGATAATCCGCCTCTCGCTCCAGTCGAGCGCTTTCGACACCCTCCTGCGCGACACGATCGGTGCCGGGACGGGCGGCGGTCGCGGGATGGGGATGCCGGACAATCCGGTCCGCGACCTGTTCTTGGTCGACGGGCAGGCGGGGACCCCGACCGCGTTCGGCGACCTCGTCTTCGGGGTGTTCGGGGCCGACGGTCTCGGCATCTCGCAGCCGATCCTCATCGGCTGGGGGTACATCGCCGTCCTCGCCGTCTTCCTCGGCGGCTTCTACCTCCTGCTCGAACGGCTCGGCCGCTCGCCGTTCGGGCGGACGATGAAGGCGATCCGCGAGGACGAACTCGTCGCCAACTCGCTCGGCAAGGACGTGAATCTCGTGAAGATCAAGGTGTTCGTCATCGGCTGCGCGCTGATGGGACTCGCCGGCATCCTCTGGTTCGGCAGTCAGGGCAACGTCTCGCCCACGCCGCAGTTCCGGCCGCTTCTCACCTTCTACGTGTTCATCGCGGTGATCATCGGCGGCTCCGGGTCGAACACCGGCTCCGTCCTCGGCGGCATCGTCTTCGCCGCGGTGCTGTTCGAGGGGCCGCGGCGCGTCGGCGGGGCCATCCGCGGCCTCATAGACGCGGAGACGCCCGGCTCCTTCGCGGACGCGCTCGTCACGCTGGACCCGGTGACGCTCCTCGCGTACGCGACCGAGAACGTCGCGCCGCTCCAGTTCGTCTTCCTCGGACTCGTCTTGGTGTTCATCATCCACCGACGGCCGGAGGGGATCCTCGGCGACCGGATCGAGACCGCCGCGGCCGTCGACCTCTCCGAGCGGCCCGCAGGGGGTGAGTCCGATGAGTAGCGACGCGCCCGACGCGGACGAGGTCGCCGGGTCCGTCGACGTCGCCGACGCAGAGGAGGTCGCCGAGTCGGTCGACGCCGCGGCCGCCGTCGACGAACCGGAGGCGAACGACAGCGAGGTCGAGGAGGCGGCGAAACACGTGCCGTCCGGGTCGCCGCCGCTCCGCGTGGAGGGGCTGGTGAAGCGGTTCGGCGGCGTCACCGCCGTCGACGGGGCCTCCTTCGAGGTCGAGTCCGGGTCGCTCACCGGGCTCATTGGCCCGAACGGCGCGGGGAAATCGACCACGTTCAACTGTATCACGGGCGTCCACGAGCCGACCGCCGGAAAGGTGTACTTCGAGGGCGAGGACGTTACGGGGCTCAAACCGTACCAGATCGCGCGGAAGGGGCTGGTCCGGACGTTCCAGATCGCCCGCGAGCTCTCCGAGATGACCGTCTTGGAGAACCTGATGCTCGCGCCGCAGGGGCAGCTCGGTGAGTCCGCGATCCGTGCCGTGACGCCCGGCCTCCGGAGCGCGGTGATCGAGGAGGAGACCGCGCTGCGCGAGCGGGCGTGGGAGACGCTGGAGTTCTTCGAGATCGACCACCTCGCGCACGAGCACGCGGGGAACCTCTCCGGCGGCCAGCGGAAGCTGCTGGAGATGGCCCGCGTGCTGATGACCGACCCCGAGATGGTGCTGCTCGACGAGCCGCTCGCCGGGGTCAACCCGACCTTGGAGGAGAAGCTCTTAGACCGGATCCACCAGCTTCGCGCGGACGGCTACACCTTCCTGCTCGTCGAACACGACATGGACGTCATCATGAACAACTGTGAACGCGTCATCGTCATGCATCAGGGCAGCGTGCTCGCCGAGGGGACCGGCGACGAGATACGGAACGACGAGCGGGTCATCGAGGCCTACCTGGGGGAGGACCTATGACCGCCGACGCCACGGACGACGCCCGAGCAGCGGACGCGGAGGCGGACTCGAACGCGGAGACCGAAGCCGATCCGGAGACCGGAACTGACTCGGACGCCGACGCGACCGCCGGGACGACCCACGCGATCGACGGCGACGCGATACTGCGGATCCGCGATCTGGACGCCGGCTACGGCGACCTCCAGATCCTCTCGGACGTGGTCCTCGACGTCGCCGACGAGGAGTACGTGACCATTGTCGGCCCCAACGGGGCCGGCAAGTCGACCGTGATGAAGACGGTCTTCGGACTCACGACCCACATGGGCGGCACCGTCGAGTTCGAGGGCGAGCCGATCCACGGGCTCGCGCCCGAGCAGATCATCCGCGAGGGGATCGGGTTCGTCCCGCAGAACGACAACGTCTTCCCCGGACTCAGCGTCCGCGAGAACCTCGAAATGGGCGCGTACATCCTCGACGAGGTGCCCGAAGACCAGATCGAGGCGGTCTACGACCGGTTCCCCATCCTCCGCGAGCGCAGCGAGCAGAAGGCGGGGACGCTCTCGGGCGGCCAGCGGCAGATGGTCGCGATGGGGCGGGCGCTCATGCTCGACCCCGATCTGCTGTTGCTCGACGAGCCGTCGGCCGGACTCGCGCCCGACCTCGTCTCCGACATGTTCGACCGGATCGACCGGATCAACGAGAGCGGGACGGCGGTGCTGATGGTCGAGCAGAACGCGAAGGAGGCGCTCCGTCGCTGCGACCGCGGCTACGTGCTGGTGAACGGCGGGAACCGGTACACCGACCGCGGCGACGTGCTGCTCGCCGACGAGGACGTGCGGCGCGACTTCCTCGGGGGATAGGCGGACTGCTACTGCGGAGATGTCGCCGATCGGCTTCCGGTCGCCGAAATCCTAGCCGCTCGGCGGTACGCGGTCACCGACTTGAACACGACCGCCGAAGCCCCAGCCGTGAGGACTCCCGCGGCTCGTTGCGCTCCTCGCTCGCGTTGCTCGCTGCGGTGCTTACGTCGCCGAGGAGCGTCCTCGCGGCTGCCCCTTCGATTCCCGCCCCGCACCGCACAGCACCTCACGCCTCCCCAGCCTCGTCGACCGGTCTCCGCTTCGCTCCGACCGGTCGACTCCCTCGCGCGGTGCTCTCGCCGGCGGCTCCGCCGCCGGCTGTCCGAGGGACCTTCGGTCCCTCGCTACTCGCGGTCGCCGCTGGCGACCGCTCGGAGGCACACGCCACCGCACCGTCTCCCGGGTGAAAAATCGGAGAAAAACTCGGTTCGGACGGACGCCTACTGGTTCAGCACGCTCGACCACTGGCTGGTGTACGTGGCCTGATTCGGCTCGAAGGAGACGCGCTGGTCGATGGTGCCGTCGCGCTCCTCGAAGGCGTTCACGTACGACTCTTCGAGCGACTGGCCGTAGGCGTCGTTGAGGTACAGCGTGCCGGAGGTCGACGCGCCGACGACGTCGCCGACCGCCAGGTCGGCCATCGCGGGCCCCTGAAGCAGGTCGGACGGGGCGGTCCGGAAGATGTAGCCGTTGTCGTCCAAGTCCGTGACGTTCGGGTCCGTCGAGGACGGCGAGATGCCGACGACGCCGTTCGGGATGAACACCTGATCGGACACCTGAAGGTTGACGTTCGAGGAGGCCGGGCCGACGACCGCGCCGAAGCCCGCGTTGACGAGGGCGTTCGCGCCGGAGATGCCCGCCTGCGGGTCCGTCTGCGTGTCCTCGACGCGGGTCTCGACGTCGACGTTGAGGCCGGCGTCGTTGACTTGCGTGGCGGCCAGCAGCGCGCCGTCGCGGATCGGTCCGCCGAGCGGGCCGAGGTCACCGGTCTCCGGCATCAGTACGCCGATGCGAGCCGTGAACGAGTCGACGCCGACCGGGTCCGCGGCCGTTGCGTTCCGGTCCTCCTCGGAGAGCTCGTTCCCGAACTCGACGGTGTCGAGGGTGACGAGTTCGCCGTCCTGGAAGTCGGTGATGTCGTACGCGGCGGTGGCCATGTCGCCGTTGACGTCGAAGTTGACGCTGGAGGACGCGCCCACGTAGTGGACCGGGTCGCCGGCGGCGACCGCCTCGACCGCCTCGGGGAGGTTCGACGGGCCGAACTCCTCGCCGCCGGGGTTGGCGACGGTGCGGACCCGATCGCGGATCGCCTCGCCGTTGTTCTCGCCCGCGGCGGTGGCCGCGAGGATCTCGACCGCCATGGCGTCGTACGCCTGCGAGGTGAACACGCCCGGCTCCTCGTCGTACTCCTCCTGATACGACTCGGCGAAGAAGTCGGCCCCGGGACCGCCGGCCGACGGTGCCGTGCCGATGACGTTGTTCATGTCGTTGTCGACCTCGCCGGGGAGGTCGCCGTCGATCAGTCCGTCGGGAACGATGATGTCGAGATCCGGCGCGCTGTCGGCGAACTCCGAGTAGAAGTCGCGGAACAGCTGGATGCCCGACTGCGGGAACCCGACGACCATCACGGCGTCGGGAACGGATCCGGAGTCACCGCCGTCACCGCCGTCGCCGCCGTCGGAACCGTCTCCGCCGTCGCCGCCGTCCATACCGTCGCCGCCGTCGGAGCCGTCGCCGCCGTCGCCGCTCTCGGTCGAGCAGCCGGCGATCCCCGCGATACCGACCGCGCCGGCACCTCTGAGTACGTCGCGTCGCTGGATTCTTCGCGTCATCCTGTGAGCGTATACCATACGAGCCGTTATAAGTGTATCCACGGCCACAAATACGACACCGCCGGAATCTGAACGCCCCAGACCGGGTTCAATCCGGTCTACCACAGTTCTACAGCGGGTCCGCTCAGCGGCGATCGAGCGCGAAACGGATTTCGTTCCACAGGCGTGACAGGAAGAGCGTACGTGACAGCTGTTCCGCCGTCGCCGTCGTCGCGGGCGCGGCTCCCGCGTCTCAGTACCCCTGCGCGTTTCCGTCCTTCCGGGGCTCGGTGGCGGCCGAGAGCACTCCCTTCCGGTTCCGGGTGATCTGCGCGCCGCCGAACATCAC belongs to Halorubrum sp. DM2 and includes:
- a CDS encoding branched-chain amino acid ABC transporter permease, with product MSDANTPNTAPDAPESATAAVIEAAKESDLGLVVGTLLVIYAAAALLSFTDGLNSVVGLMETLTFLGLVYALTALALNLQWGYTGLFNIGVAGFMAVGVYTMGMVVRSPDPAFGPPGLGLPLPVGILAGMGMAALLGALAALPALRLKADYLAIVTLGLSEIIRLSLQSSAFDTLLRDTIGAGTGGGRGMGMPDNPVRDLFLVDGQAGTPTAFGDLVFGVFGADGLGISQPILIGWGYIAVLAVFLGGFYLLLERLGRSPFGRTMKAIREDELVANSLGKDVNLVKIKVFVIGCALMGLAGILWFGSQGNVSPTPQFRPLLTFYVFIAVIIGGSGSNTGSVLGGIVFAAVLFEGPRRVGGAIRGLIDAETPGSFADALVTLDPVTLLAYATENVAPLQFVFLGLVLVFIIHRRPEGILGDRIETAAAVDLSERPAGGESDE
- a CDS encoding ABC transporter ATP-binding protein, with protein sequence MTADATDDARAADAEADSNAETEADPETGTDSDADATAGTTHAIDGDAILRIRDLDAGYGDLQILSDVVLDVADEEYVTIVGPNGAGKSTVMKTVFGLTTHMGGTVEFEGEPIHGLAPEQIIREGIGFVPQNDNVFPGLSVRENLEMGAYILDEVPEDQIEAVYDRFPILRERSEQKAGTLSGGQRQMVAMGRALMLDPDLLLLDEPSAGLAPDLVSDMFDRIDRINESGTAVLMVEQNAKEALRRCDRGYVLVNGGNRYTDRGDVLLADEDVRRDFLGG
- a CDS encoding ABC transporter ATP-binding protein, coding for MSSDAPDADEVAGSVDVADAEEVAESVDAAAAVDEPEANDSEVEEAAKHVPSGSPPLRVEGLVKRFGGVTAVDGASFEVESGSLTGLIGPNGAGKSTTFNCITGVHEPTAGKVYFEGEDVTGLKPYQIARKGLVRTFQIARELSEMTVLENLMLAPQGQLGESAIRAVTPGLRSAVIEEETALRERAWETLEFFEIDHLAHEHAGNLSGGQRKLLEMARVLMTDPEMVLLDEPLAGVNPTLEEKLLDRIHQLRADGYTFLLVEHDMDVIMNNCERVIVMHQGSVLAEGTGDEIRNDERVIEAYLGEDL
- a CDS encoding ABC transporter substrate-binding protein; protein product: MTRRIQRRDVLRGAGAVGIAGIAGCSTESGDGGDGSDGGDGMDGGDGGDGSDGGDGGDGGDSGSVPDAVMVVGFPQSGIQLFRDFYSEFADSAPDLDIIVPDGLIDGDLPGEVDNDMNNVIGTAPSAGGPGADFFAESYQEEYDEEPGVFTSQAYDAMAVEILAATAAGENNGEAIRDRVRTVANPGGEEFGPSNLPEAVEAVAAGDPVHYVGASSSVNFDVNGDMATAAYDITDFQDGELVTLDTVEFGNELSEEDRNATAADPVGVDSFTARIGVLMPETGDLGPLGGPIRDGALLAATQVNDAGLNVDVETRVEDTQTDPQAGISGANALVNAGFGAVVGPASSNVNLQVSDQVFIPNGVVGISPSSTDPNVTDLDDNGYIFRTAPSDLLQGPAMADLAVGDVVGASTSGTLYLNDAYGQSLEESYVNAFEERDGTIDQRVSFEPNQATYTSQWSSVLNQ